From a single Sparus aurata chromosome 13, fSpaAur1.1, whole genome shotgun sequence genomic region:
- the ccni2 gene encoding cyclin-I: MKNPGAVEGRRLAVLLEAALLREDRLWKVPVFKNGCIQGADISSSQHRDMILWLGEMNRLFQFCPETFALGVCVLNRLLSSVKAQPKYLKCIAFTSLVLAAKINEEDEVIGSVRDLVLQSGCNFSTAEILRMERIILDKLHWDLYTATPVDFIHIVSQNSAERRKLNI; the protein is encoded by the exons ATGAAGAACCCAGGAGCCGTGGAGGGCCGTCGGCTGGCCGTCCTGCTGGAGGCGGCGCTGCTGAGGGAGGATCGGCTCTGGAAGGTGCCGGTCTTCAAGAACGGATGCATCCAG GGCGCTGACATCTCCTCGTCCCAGCACCGAGACATGATCCTGTGGCTCGGAGAGATGAACCGGCTGTTCCAGTTCTGTCCAGAGACGTTTGCACTGGGAGTCTGCGTCCTCAACCGCCTGCTGTCCTCCGTCAAG GCTCAACCAAAATACCTGAAATGCATCGCGTTCACCTCGCTGGTCCTGGCTGCCAAAATCAACGAGGAAGACGAG GTCATCGGTTCTGTCAGAGACTTGGTGCTGCAGAGCGGATGCAACTTTTCAACAGCGGAGATTCTTCGCATGGAGAGGATCATTCTGGACAAGCTGCACTGGGACCTGTACACCGCAACACCAGTCGACTTCATTCACATAGTAAGTCAGAATTCAGCAGAAAGACGCAAActaaacatttag